The Streptococcus oralis Uo5 genome includes a window with the following:
- a CDS encoding carboxymuconolactone decarboxylase family protein, which produces MTTFTIHTVESAPAEVKKVLETVQKDNNGYIPNLIGLLANAPTALEAYRTVGAINRRNSLTPVEREVVQITAAVTNGCAFCVAGHTAFSIKQIQMNDDLLQALRNRTPIETDPKLDTLAKFTLAVINTKGRVGDEALSEFLEVGYTQQNALDVVLGVSLASLCNYANNLANTPINPELQPYA; this is translated from the coding sequence ATGACAACATTTACCATCCACACAGTAGAATCAGCACCAGCAGAAGTGAAAAAAGTTCTTGAAACAGTACAAAAAGACAACAATGGCTATATTCCCAACCTAATCGGTCTTTTGGCTAATGCACCTACCGCGCTTGAAGCCTACCGAACTGTCGGAGCCATCAACCGTCGCAACAGCCTGACACCAGTAGAGCGTGAAGTAGTGCAAATCACAGCTGCAGTAACCAATGGTTGTGCTTTCTGCGTGGCTGGCCATACTGCCTTTTCAATCAAACAAATCCAGATGAATGATGATCTTCTCCAAGCCCTCCGCAACCGTACTCCAATCGAGACAGACCCAAAACTAGATACCCTAGCCAAGTTTACCTTGGCAGTCATCAACACCAAGGGTCGTGTAGGTGATGAAGCGCTTAGTGAATTTTTAGAAGTCGGTTATACCCAGCAAAATGCCTTGGATGTGGTTCTGGGTGTCAGCCTAGCCAGCCTTTGCAATTATGCCAACAACCTAGCCAATACACCCATTAATCCAGAATTGCAACCCTATGCCTAG
- a CDS encoding alanine/glycine:cation symporter family protein: MLELLKALDAFVWGPPLLILLVGTGIYLTIRLGLLQVARLPKAFQLIFTKDKGHGDVSSFAALCTALAATVGTGNIIGVATAIKVGGPGALFWMWMAAFFGMATKYAEGLLAIKYRTKDANGAVAGGPMHYILLGMGEKWRPLAIFFALAGVLVALLGIGTFTQVNSITESIQNTAQVDPAITALILSIFVGIAVFGGLKSISKVSTAVVPFMAIVYILGTLTVILFNIEKIPATLALIFTSAFSPAAAVGGFAGASIRMAIQNGVARGVFSNESGLGSAPIAAAAAKTNEPVEQGLISMTGTFIDTLIICTLTGLTILVTGVWSGDLNGVALTQSAFSTVFSHFGPALLTIFLVLFAFTTILGWNYYGERCFEFLFGVRFIWLYRVVFVLMVLLGGFIELDMVWIIADIVNALMALPNLIALLVLSPVVIAETKKYFKH, from the coding sequence ATGTTAGAATTGCTTAAAGCGCTTGATGCTTTCGTTTGGGGGCCTCCCCTCTTGATCTTATTGGTCGGAACAGGTATCTATTTGACCATCCGACTAGGCCTTTTGCAGGTGGCTCGTCTCCCTAAGGCCTTTCAGTTGATCTTTACCAAGGACAAGGGACATGGTGACGTGTCGAGCTTTGCTGCTCTGTGTACGGCTCTAGCCGCCACCGTTGGTACGGGAAATATCATCGGGGTCGCGACTGCCATCAAGGTTGGAGGACCAGGGGCCCTCTTTTGGATGTGGATGGCAGCCTTTTTTGGGATGGCGACCAAGTATGCCGAAGGCTTGCTGGCCATCAAATACCGCACAAAGGATGCAAATGGAGCTGTAGCTGGAGGCCCCATGCATTACATCCTTTTGGGGATGGGAGAAAAGTGGCGTCCACTTGCTATCTTCTTTGCCCTAGCGGGTGTATTGGTAGCCCTTCTAGGGATTGGTACCTTTACCCAAGTCAATTCGATTACAGAATCCATTCAAAATACAGCCCAAGTTGATCCAGCTATCACGGCTCTGATTTTATCCATTTTTGTAGGGATTGCCGTCTTTGGTGGCCTCAAATCCATATCAAAAGTTTCGACAGCAGTTGTTCCATTTATGGCTATTGTCTATATTCTGGGAACTCTTACAGTTATTCTCTTTAATATCGAGAAAATCCCAGCTACGCTTGCACTCATCTTTACTTCAGCCTTTAGTCCAGCTGCTGCGGTAGGTGGTTTTGCAGGTGCTAGTATTCGGATGGCTATCCAAAATGGTGTAGCGCGGGGAGTCTTCTCTAACGAATCTGGTCTTGGTTCTGCTCCCATTGCGGCGGCTGCAGCTAAGACTAATGAGCCTGTCGAGCAAGGCTTGATTTCCATGACAGGAACCTTTATTGATACCCTCATTATATGTACGTTGACTGGTTTAACAATCTTGGTAACTGGAGTTTGGAGTGGTGATTTGAATGGAGTTGCCTTGACCCAGTCAGCCTTCTCAACAGTTTTTTCACATTTTGGACCTGCCCTCTTGACCATCTTCCTTGTACTCTTTGCCTTTACGACGATTCTCGGTTGGAACTATTACGGAGAGCGCTGTTTTGAGTTTCTCTTTGGTGTCCGCTTTATCTGGCTCTATCGTGTAGTCTTTGTGCTCATGGTCTTGTTGGGAGGTTTTATCGAGTTGGACATGGTCTGGATTATCGCAGACATCGTCAATGCCTTGATGGCTCTACCAAACTTGATTGCCCTCTTAGTCTTGTCACCAGTCGTTATTGCTGAGACTAAAAAGTATTTTAAACACTAA
- a CDS encoding endonuclease MutS2, with product MNTKILETLEFNKIKALFEPHLLTEQGLEELKGLAPTAKVDKIKQAFTEMEEMQALFVEQPHFTILATREISAVCKRLEMGADLNIEEFLLLKRVLLASRELQGFYTNLENVRLEQLARWFEKLHDFPHLQGSLQALNDAGFIENFASEELARIRRKIHDSESQVRDVLQDLLKQKAQMLTEGIIASRNGRQVLPVKNTYRNKIAGVVHDISASGNTVYIEPREVVKLSEEIASLRADERYEMIRILQELSERVRPHAAEIANDAWIIGHLDLIRAKVRFIQERQAVVPQLSENQEIQLLHVRHPLVKNAVANDVHFGKELTAIVITGPNTGGKTIMLKTLGLTQLMAQSGLPILADKGSRVGVFEEIFADIGDEQSIEQSLSTFSSHMTNIVDILGKVNQHSLLLLDELGAGTDPQEGAALAMAILEDLRLRQVKTMATTHYPELKAYGIETAFVQNASMEFDTASLRPTYRFMQGVPGRSNAFEIAKRLGLSDVIVGDASQQVNQDNDVNRIIEQLEEQTLESRKRLDNIREVEQENLKMNRALKKLYNELNREKETELNKAREQAAEIVELALSESDQILKNLHSKSQLKPHEIIEAKAELKKLAPEKVDLSKNKVLQKAKKNRAPKVGDDIIVLSYGQRGTLTNQLKDGRWEAQVGLIKMTLEEKEFDLVQAQQEAPVKKKQVNVVKRASGRGPQARLDLRGKRYEEAMNELDAFIDQALLNNMAQVDIIHGIGTGVIREGVTKYLQRNKHVKSFGYAPQNAGGSGATIVTFKG from the coding sequence ATGAATACAAAAATACTAGAAACCTTAGAATTTAATAAAATCAAGGCCTTGTTTGAACCTCATCTCCTGACAGAACAAGGACTAGAGGAGCTAAAAGGCTTGGCCCCAACTGCCAAGGTGGATAAGATCAAACAAGCCTTTACAGAGATGGAGGAAATGCAAGCCCTATTTGTGGAGCAACCTCACTTTACCATCCTAGCGACGCGTGAGATATCAGCTGTTTGCAAGCGTCTGGAGATGGGGGCGGACCTCAATATTGAGGAGTTCCTGCTCCTCAAACGGGTCTTGCTGGCTAGCAGAGAGTTGCAAGGCTTTTATACCAATCTCGAAAACGTACGCTTGGAGCAGTTGGCGAGATGGTTTGAAAAACTACATGATTTCCCACACTTGCAAGGCAGTCTCCAAGCCCTAAATGATGCAGGATTTATCGAGAATTTTGCCAGTGAAGAGCTAGCACGCATCCGTCGGAAAATCCATGATAGCGAGAGTCAAGTTCGAGATGTCTTACAAGACTTGCTCAAGCAAAAAGCGCAGATGTTGACGGAAGGCATAATCGCTAGCCGAAATGGCCGTCAAGTCTTACCAGTCAAGAACACCTATCGCAATAAGATTGCAGGTGTTGTCCATGATATTTCTGCTAGTGGAAACACGGTCTATATCGAGCCACGGGAGGTGGTCAAGCTGAGCGAAGAAATCGCTAGTTTGCGAGCTGACGAACGCTATGAGATGATTCGCATCCTGCAGGAACTATCAGAACGGGTCCGTCCTCATGCTGCTGAGATTGCTAATGACGCTTGGATTATCGGCCATTTAGACTTGATTCGTGCCAAGGTGCGTTTCATCCAAGAAAGACAAGCAGTTGTTCCTCAACTTTCAGAGAATCAGGAGATTCAACTTCTTCATGTTCGCCATCCTTTGGTCAAAAATGCTGTCGCAAACGATGTGCACTTCGGTAAGGAATTAACGGCCATTGTCATTACAGGTCCCAATACTGGTGGGAAGACCATCATGCTCAAAACCCTGGGCTTGACTCAACTCATGGCCCAGTCAGGCTTGCCCATTTTAGCTGATAAGGGGAGCCGTGTCGGTGTTTTTGAGGAAATCTTCGCAGATATCGGGGATGAGCAGTCTATCGAACAAAGCTTGTCTACCTTCTCCAGCCACATGACCAATATCGTAGATATTCTTGGCAAGGTCAACCAACATTCACTCTTACTCTTGGATGAGTTGGGGGCTGGTACAGATCCTCAAGAGGGAGCCGCCCTTGCTATGGCTATTCTGGAGGATCTTCGTCTACGTCAGGTCAAGACCATGGCGACGACCCACTATCCAGAACTCAAGGCCTACGGTATCGAAACAGCCTTTGTGCAAAATGCAAGCATGGAGTTTGATACAGCCAGCCTGCGTCCGACCTATCGCTTTATGCAGGGAGTTCCTGGTCGAAGCAATGCCTTTGAAATTGCCAAACGCCTAGGACTGTCAGATGTCATCGTCGGGGATGCCAGTCAGCAGGTCAACCAAGATAATGATGTCAACCGTATCATTGAACAATTGGAAGAGCAAACGCTTGAAAGTCGCAAACGCTTGGACAATATCCGTGAGGTGGAGCAAGAAAACCTCAAGATGAACCGGGCACTCAAAAAACTCTACAATGAGCTTAATCGTGAAAAGGAAACTGAGCTCAACAAAGCGCGTGAACAGGCTGCTGAGATTGTGGAACTTGCTCTAAGTGAGAGTGACCAGATTCTCAAGAATCTTCACAGCAAGTCTCAACTCAAACCCCACGAAATCATTGAAGCCAAGGCTGAGCTGAAAAAACTGGCTCCTGAAAAAGTCGACTTGTCTAAAAACAAGGTCCTTCAAAAAGCCAAGAAAAACCGAGCTCCAAAGGTTGGGGATGATATCATTGTTCTCAGTTATGGTCAGCGTGGAACCTTGACCAATCAGCTTAAGGACGGCCGTTGGGAAGCCCAAGTCGGTTTGATCAAGATGACCTTGGAAGAGAAAGAATTTGACCTTGTTCAGGCCCAACAAGAAGCCCCAGTCAAGAAAAAACAAGTCAATGTCGTCAAACGTGCTTCTGGTCGTGGTCCGCAAGCGAGACTGGATCTCCGAGGCAAACGATACGAAGAGGCTATGAATGAGTTAGACGCCTTTATCGACCAAGCCCTGCTCAATAACATGGCGCAGGTAGACATTATCCATGGTATCGGAACAGGAGTCATCCGTGAGGGCGTCACCAAATACCTGCAAAGAAACAAGCATGTCAAGAGTTTTGGCTATGCTCCACAAAATGCTGGAGGCAGTGGCGCAACCATTGTGACCTTTAAAGGATAG
- a CDS encoding CvpA family protein, protein MISILLLLVLAWGFYIGYRRGLVLQVYYFLVAVISAFVAGQFYKSLGDHFHLLVPYANPQEGQGTFFFPSDQLFHLDKVFYAGLAYLLVFGICYSIGRFIGLFLHLIPTKKLDVKWLRIGSGILSLLVTLFVLQMALTILATVPLAVIQNSLEKSTVAKHIIQSVPFTTNLIKQLWVTNLIG, encoded by the coding sequence ATGATTTCAATCCTACTCTTATTGGTTCTTGCTTGGGGCTTTTACATCGGCTACCGTAGAGGTTTGGTCCTGCAAGTTTATTATTTCCTCGTTGCAGTGATTTCAGCCTTTGTTGCGGGACAGTTTTATAAATCACTGGGCGACCATTTCCACTTGCTTGTCCCTTATGCCAATCCTCAGGAAGGACAGGGCACCTTTTTCTTCCCTTCAGACCAGCTGTTTCACCTAGACAAGGTCTTTTATGCAGGCCTAGCCTACCTTTTAGTTTTCGGAATTTGTTATAGTATCGGACGTTTTATCGGTTTGTTCCTGCACTTGATTCCAACTAAAAAGCTCGATGTCAAATGGTTGCGTATCGGATCAGGCATTTTGTCTCTATTGGTAACTTTATTTGTCTTGCAAATGGCTCTAACCATTCTTGCAACAGTGCCTCTGGCAGTCATTCAAAATTCACTCGAAAAAAGTACAGTAGCCAAACATATCATCCAAAGTGTCCCTTTTACGACAAACCTTATCAAACAACTCTGGGTGACAAATTTAATCGGATAA
- the zapA gene encoding cell division protein ZapA — protein MANLNRYKFTFGKKTLTLTTEHDNLFMEEIAKVATEKYQAIKEQMPGADDETIALLLAVNCLSTQLNREIEFDDKEQELLELRHKLIAVKQEQSKIEDSL, from the coding sequence ATGGCAAATCTAAATCGATATAAGTTTACATTCGGGAAAAAGACATTAACCTTGACAACCGAGCATGACAACCTCTTTATGGAGGAAATTGCCAAGGTTGCGACTGAAAAATACCAAGCAATTAAAGAACAAATGCCTGGGGCGGATGATGAAACCATTGCGCTTCTTTTGGCGGTCAACTGTCTGTCTACACAACTCAATCGTGAAATTGAATTTGATGACAAGGAGCAAGAGTTGTTAGAACTCCGCCACAAGTTAATTGCTGTCAAACAAGAACAGAGCAAGATTGAGGATTCCCTATGA
- the rnhC gene encoding ribonuclease HIII, translating to MASITLTPSEQEIQSFLSQYQKALSPSKNPYIRYFLRLPQATVSIYTSGKVLLQGEAAEQYATFFGYQVQQENSGQDVSMIGTDEVGNGSYFGGLAVVASFVTPDQHDFLRKLGVGDSKTLTDQKIRQLAPILKEKIQHQALLLSPSKYNEVIGERYNAVSVKVALHNQAIFLLLQKGVQPEKIVIDAFTSPKNYDKYLAQEANRFPNKITLEEKAEGKYLAVAVSSIIARDLFLENLENLGRELGYQLPSGAGTASDKVASKILQAYGMKGLHFCAKLHFKNTEKAKALLER from the coding sequence ATGGCAAGTATCACACTCACACCAAGTGAACAGGAAATTCAGAGCTTTTTAAGTCAGTATCAGAAGGCTCTCAGTCCTAGTAAAAATCCTTATATTCGCTATTTTTTGAGACTGCCTCAGGCAACGGTTTCTATCTATACTTCTGGAAAAGTCCTCCTACAGGGCGAAGCTGCTGAGCAATACGCCACTTTCTTTGGTTATCAAGTTCAACAAGAAAACAGTGGACAAGATGTTTCTATGATTGGGACTGATGAGGTGGGAAATGGTTCCTACTTTGGTGGTCTGGCTGTCGTGGCTTCCTTTGTGACACCGGACCAGCATGATTTCTTGCGAAAACTCGGGGTGGGGGATTCTAAGACTCTGACAGATCAAAAGATTCGTCAGCTTGCTCCTATTCTCAAGGAAAAAATCCAGCACCAAGCGCTCCTCCTTTCACCGAGCAAGTACAACGAAGTTATCGGAGAGCGTTACAATGCTGTTTCTGTAAAGGTGGCCCTTCACAACCAGGCTATTTTTCTCCTTCTCCAAAAAGGAGTCCAGCCAGAGAAAATCGTGATTGATGCTTTTACAAGTCCTAAAAACTATGACAAGTACTTGGCGCAAGAAGCCAACCGTTTTCCAAATAAGATCACTTTGGAAGAGAAAGCTGAGGGCAAATACCTGGCTGTTGCGGTTAGCTCCATCATCGCGCGGGATCTCTTCCTCGAAAACTTGGAAAATCTTGGACGAGAACTAGGCTACCAACTGCCAAGTGGCGCTGGAACTGCATCTGATAAGGTTGCTAGTAAAATCCTTCAGGCCTATGGCATGAAAGGACTTCATTTCTGTGCCAAACTTCACTTTAAAAACACTGAAAAAGCCAAAGCACTTCTAGAAAGGTAA
- the lepB gene encoding signal peptidase I, with the protein MNSFKIFLKEWGVFFLIIALVALSRIFLWSNVRVEGHSMDPTLADGEVLFVVKHLPIDRFDIVVAHEEEGNKDIVKRVIGMPGDTIRYENDKLFINDKETDEPYLAEYLNLFKTEKLQNTYTGKGFEGNKGVYFRELAQKAQAFTVDVNSNTSFSFTVPQGEYLLLGDDRLVSSDSRHVGTFKASEIKGEAKFRFWPLNRIGTF; encoded by the coding sequence ATGAATTCGTTTAAAATATTTCTAAAAGAATGGGGAGTTTTCTTCCTGATTATCGCACTGGTAGCTCTTAGCCGTATCTTTCTTTGGAGCAATGTCCGTGTAGAAGGACACTCTATGGACCCTACCCTAGCAGACGGAGAAGTTCTCTTCGTTGTTAAACACCTCCCAATTGACCGCTTCGACATTGTGGTTGCGCATGAAGAAGAAGGAAATAAAGACATTGTCAAAAGGGTCATCGGTATGCCCGGAGATACCATCCGCTATGAAAATGACAAACTCTTTATCAACGATAAAGAAACGGATGAACCCTACCTAGCTGAATACCTCAACTTGTTCAAAACAGAAAAGTTGCAAAATACCTATACTGGCAAAGGATTTGAAGGCAATAAGGGAGTTTACTTTAGAGAACTTGCTCAAAAAGCACAAGCTTTTACGGTCGATGTCAATTCCAACACTAGCTTCAGCTTTACTGTCCCTCAAGGCGAGTACCTTCTCCTTGGTGATGATCGTCTAGTCTCTAGCGACAGCCGCCATGTTGGTACCTTCAAGGCCAGCGAAATCAAAGGCGAAGCAAAATTCCGTTTCTGGCCACTTAACCGTATCGGAACATTTTAA
- a CDS encoding ATP-dependent RecD-like DNA helicase — protein MEVYFSGTIERIIFENPSNFYRILLLDIEDTNAEDFDDFEIIVTGTMADVIEGEDYTFWGQIVQHSKYGEQLQISRYERAKPTSKGLVKYFSSSHFKGIGLKTAQKIVDSYGDNTIDEILEHPEKLEGISGLSAKNREAFLSTLRLNYGTEMVLAKLANYGIPNKLAFQIQDFYKDETLDIVENYPYQLVEDIKGLGFTIADQLAAELGIESQAPERFRAGLVHSLFQGCMDTGDTYMEARDLLEQTLTLLESSRPVELDPSQVAQELSHLIEEDKVQQIDTKIFDNSLFFAEEGIHSHLVRILEKGKQKSQDLETIHKHIATVEQELGIQYDDIQKQAICDAIQNKVFILTGGPGTGKTTVINGIIAVYALLEGLDLKKKSNLPILLAAPTGRAARRMNELTGLSSATIHRHLGMTGDDDTSHLDDYLDADFIIVDEFSMVDTWLANQLFSNISSNSKILIVGDSDQLPSVSPGQVLADLLQIPLIPQTRLERIYRQSEESTIVTLASQIRQGILPADFTQKKADRSYFEIASGHIPATIEKILGVALRSGIPARDIQVLAPMYRGTAGIDAINQLMQDLLNPPQKDQLSFEAPQYFYRKGGKVIHLVNDAEVNVFNGDLGYITDLIPGKYTESKQDEIVIDFDGNEVIYPRNEWYKIRLAYAMSIHKSQGSEFPVVILPITSASKRMLERNLIYTAITRAKSKLILLGELQAFDYAVKHIGTARKTYLIERFKDLVEATDQTSPAPSETTNQEDSPLSYILTEENWSSIHAMIGITDVDLKEIFGK, from the coding sequence ATGGAAGTTTATTTTTCAGGCACCATTGAACGCATTATTTTTGAAAATCCCAGTAATTTTTATCGTATTCTCCTCCTAGATATCGAAGATACCAATGCGGAGGACTTTGACGATTTTGAAATCATCGTTACAGGAACCATGGCTGACGTGATTGAGGGCGAAGACTATACTTTTTGGGGGCAAATCGTTCAGCACTCCAAGTATGGAGAACAGCTACAGATCAGTCGTTATGAGAGAGCAAAACCCACTAGTAAGGGTCTAGTCAAGTACTTTTCTAGCAGCCATTTCAAGGGAATTGGACTCAAGACTGCCCAGAAAATCGTTGATAGCTACGGTGACAATACCATAGACGAAATTCTGGAGCATCCTGAAAAGCTGGAAGGCATCTCAGGACTCTCTGCCAAAAACCGTGAGGCTTTTCTTTCCACCCTCCGTCTCAACTATGGGACAGAGATGGTTTTGGCAAAACTAGCCAACTACGGCATTCCCAATAAACTAGCCTTTCAGATTCAAGACTTTTACAAGGACGAAACGCTGGATATTGTCGAAAATTATCCCTACCAGCTGGTTGAGGATATCAAGGGCTTGGGCTTTACCATTGCTGACCAACTAGCAGCCGAACTAGGTATCGAAAGCCAAGCTCCCGAGCGCTTCCGCGCTGGCCTTGTCCACAGTCTCTTTCAAGGCTGTATGGATACGGGCGATACCTATATGGAAGCCCGAGATTTGCTGGAACAAACCCTGACTCTCCTCGAATCTTCCCGTCCCGTGGAACTCGATCCCAGCCAAGTCGCTCAGGAATTATCTCATCTAATTGAAGAGGACAAGGTTCAGCAGATTGATACCAAAATCTTTGATAATAGCCTCTTTTTCGCTGAAGAAGGCATCCACAGTCACTTGGTTCGTATCCTTGAAAAAGGAAAACAGAAGAGCCAAGATCTAGAAACCATTCACAAGCATATCGCTACTGTCGAGCAAGAACTGGGGATTCAGTACGATGACATTCAAAAGCAGGCTATCTGCGATGCCATCCAGAACAAGGTCTTTATCCTAACAGGTGGACCTGGTACTGGTAAGACAACTGTTATCAATGGTATCATCGCTGTCTATGCCCTGCTTGAAGGACTCGATCTCAAAAAAAAGAGCAACCTCCCTATTCTTCTCGCTGCACCAACTGGTCGAGCCGCTCGGCGCATGAATGAATTGACAGGATTGTCAAGTGCTACTATACATCGCCATTTGGGGATGACGGGAGACGATGATACCAGTCATCTAGATGATTATCTGGATGCCGATTTTATCATTGTAGATGAGTTTTCCATGGTGGATACTTGGCTAGCCAACCAGCTCTTCTCCAATATCTCCTCAAACAGTAAAATCCTCATCGTGGGAGACAGTGACCAGTTGCCTTCTGTCAGTCCTGGACAAGTCCTGGCTGACCTGCTCCAGATACCCCTGATTCCCCAGACTCGCTTGGAACGGATTTACCGTCAGAGCGAAGAATCAACCATCGTTACCTTGGCAAGTCAGATTCGACAAGGCATCCTGCCAGCTGACTTTACCCAGAAAAAAGCAGACCGCTCCTACTTTGAAATCGCTAGTGGCCATATCCCAGCTACCATTGAGAAAATTCTTGGTGTCGCACTCAGAAGTGGCATTCCGGCTCGCGATATTCAGGTGCTGGCGCCTATGTATCGAGGAACTGCTGGTATTGACGCCATCAACCAACTCATGCAAGACCTGCTCAATCCACCACAAAAAGACCAACTCAGTTTTGAAGCTCCCCAATACTTCTATCGCAAGGGTGGCAAGGTCATTCACCTAGTCAACGATGCCGAAGTCAATGTCTTTAACGGAGACCTAGGCTACATCACAGACCTGATTCCTGGAAAATACACCGAGTCCAAACAAGACGAGATTGTCATTGATTTTGATGGCAATGAGGTCATCTATCCACGCAACGAATGGTACAAGATTCGACTAGCCTATGCCATGAGTATCCATAAGTCTCAGGGAAGTGAGTTTCCTGTTGTCATCCTGCCCATCACCAGTGCTAGCAAGCGCATGCTGGAGCGAAATCTCATCTACACAGCCATTACACGGGCCAAGAGCAAGCTCATCCTTCTTGGTGAATTACAGGCCTTCGACTATGCAGTCAAGCATATCGGGACTGCCCGTAAGACCTATCTGATTGAGCGCTTTAAGGATCTGGTTGAAGCAACTGACCAAACCAGCCCAGCTCCTAGCGAAACAACAAATCAAGAGGATTCTCCTCTATCCTACATCCTCACCGAGGAAAACTGGTCTAGTATTCACGCTATGATTGGGATTACAGATGTCGATCTCAAAGAGATTTTTGGAAAATAG